From the genome of Muricauda sp. SCSIO 64092, one region includes:
- a CDS encoding hydroxypyruvate isomerase family protein produces MAPQLVGQKKEPYTPVTPFNLNYAPHLGMFKNTVGEDPIDQLNFMADQGFLAFEDNGMKNRDTVLQEKIAATLQKRNMAMGVFVAHTISWKTPNLANGDPALREKFLSEIKKSVEVAQRVNAKWMTVVPGHIDARLSMGYQTAHVVESLKRACDILEPHGLVMVLEPLNFRDHPGLFLSKSPQAFEICKAVDSPSCKILFDIYHQQIQEGNLIPNIEACWDEIAYFQIGDNPGRKEPTTGEINYKNVFKYIHQKGFKGILGMEHGNSKPNEEGEKAVIEAYRTCDDFL; encoded by the coding sequence TTGGCTCCGCAATTGGTGGGTCAAAAAAAAGAGCCATATACTCCAGTAACACCCTTTAACCTGAATTATGCGCCTCACTTGGGAATGTTCAAAAATACGGTTGGTGAGGATCCCATTGACCAACTCAATTTTATGGCAGATCAAGGTTTCTTGGCTTTTGAGGACAATGGGATGAAAAACAGGGATACCGTTTTACAGGAAAAAATAGCGGCGACCCTACAAAAACGGAACATGGCCATGGGGGTTTTTGTGGCGCATACCATCTCTTGGAAAACACCAAATCTAGCCAATGGCGATCCTGCCCTTAGGGAAAAATTTCTTTCCGAAATCAAAAAATCGGTAGAAGTGGCCCAGAGGGTCAATGCCAAATGGATGACCGTGGTACCTGGCCATATTGATGCAAGACTCAGCATGGGCTATCAAACCGCCCATGTGGTCGAAAGCCTTAAAAGGGCATGCGATATTTTGGAACCCCATGGCCTGGTCATGGTCTTGGAACCCTTGAATTTTAGGGATCATCCTGGGCTATTTCTGTCCAAAAGCCCACAAGCTTTTGAAATTTGCAAGGCCGTGGATTCCCCTTCGTGCAAGATACTTTTTGACATCTATCACCAACAGATTCAGGAAGGGAACCTAATTCCAAACATTGAAGCTTGTTGGGATGAAATCGCCTATTTTCAAATCGGGGACAATCCAGGACGTAAGGAGCCCACTACAGGGGAGATCAATTACAAAAATGTCTTTAAGTACATCCACCAAAAAGGATTCAAAGGTATATTGGGCATGGAACATGGCAACTCCAAACCCAATGAAGAAGGGGAAAAAGCAGTCATTGAAGCTTATAGAACCTGTGATGATTTCCTGTAG
- the miaB gene encoding tRNA (N6-isopentenyl adenosine(37)-C2)-methylthiotransferase MiaB, translated as MKNHSVEKIIEEDRQGATLTLDANISNSRKLYIESYGCQMNFSDSEIVASILAKEGFNTTNELTEADLVLVNTCSIREKAEQTVRKRLEKFNAVKKVNPGMKVGVLGCMAERLKSKFLEEEKIVDMVVGPDAYKDLPNLIQEIDEGRNAVNVILSKDETYGDVAPVRLNSNGVTAFVSITRGCDNMCTFCVVPFTRGRERSRDPRSIIDEVNDLWEKGFKEITLLGQNVDSYLWYGGGLKKDYEKATEMQRATSVNFAKLLELVALAQPKMRIRFSTSNPQDMTLDVIETMAKYPNICNYIHLPVQSGSNRILKAMNRLHTREEYFELIDNIRRIIPDCAISQDMIAGFPTENEEDHQDTLSLMEYVKYDFGFMFAYSERPGTLAARKMEDDIPEETKKRRLREIIDLQQKHGLFRTQQHLGKVEEVLIEGPSKKSNAHWMGRNSQNTVVVFPKENYAIGDFVNVRINDCTSATLLGEAVGLSDAR; from the coding sequence ATGAAGAACCACAGTGTGGAAAAGATAATTGAAGAGGACAGACAAGGCGCTACTTTGACCTTGGATGCCAACATTTCCAACTCTAGAAAGCTATATATAGAAAGCTACGGCTGCCAAATGAATTTTTCGGACAGTGAAATCGTAGCTTCCATTTTGGCCAAAGAGGGTTTTAATACCACCAATGAATTGACGGAGGCCGATTTGGTATTGGTCAACACCTGTTCCATAAGGGAAAAAGCCGAGCAGACCGTTCGCAAACGATTGGAAAAGTTCAATGCGGTAAAAAAAGTGAACCCAGGAATGAAAGTGGGTGTGCTGGGTTGTATGGCAGAGCGCTTAAAAAGCAAGTTTTTGGAGGAAGAGAAAATCGTGGACATGGTGGTAGGACCAGATGCGTATAAAGATCTTCCCAACCTCATCCAGGAAATTGACGAGGGCAGAAATGCCGTCAATGTCATCCTTTCCAAAGATGAAACCTATGGCGATGTAGCTCCGGTTCGTTTAAACTCCAACGGTGTAACGGCATTTGTATCCATAACCAGGGGCTGTGACAATATGTGCACCTTTTGTGTAGTACCCTTTACCCGTGGTCGTGAACGGAGCCGGGACCCACGTTCCATCATAGACGAAGTCAATGACCTTTGGGAAAAGGGGTTCAAGGAGATTACCCTATTGGGGCAAAACGTGGATAGTTATCTGTGGTATGGTGGAGGTTTAAAAAAGGATTATGAAAAGGCCACGGAAATGCAAAGGGCAACTTCGGTCAACTTTGCCAAATTATTGGAATTGGTGGCTTTGGCACAACCTAAAATGCGAATCCGTTTTTCTACGTCCAACCCACAGGATATGACGTTGGATGTGATAGAAACCATGGCCAAGTATCCCAATATCTGTAATTACATCCATTTACCGGTGCAAAGTGGAAGTAACCGTATCCTTAAAGCGATGAACCGTCTGCACACACGGGAGGAGTACTTTGAATTGATTGACAACATTCGAAGGATCATCCCGGATTGTGCCATCAGCCAGGACATGATTGCCGGTTTCCCTACGGAGAACGAAGAGGACCATCAGGACACCTTGTCCTTAATGGAATATGTAAAATATGATTTTGGGTTCATGTTCGCCTATTCCGAAAGGCCCGGAACCTTGGCAGCCCGTAAAATGGAAGATGACATTCCAGAAGAAACCAAAAAAAGAAGGTTGAGGGAAATCATCGACTTACAGCAAAAGCATGGTCTTTTCAGAACCCAACAACATCTTGGAAAAGTTGAAGAGGTTTTGATTGAAGGCCCATCCAAAAAATCCAATGCACATTGGATGGGGAGAAACTCCCAGAACACCGTAGTGGTCTTTCCCAAGGAAAACTATGCAATCGGGGATTTTGTCAACGTAAGGATTAACGACTGTACCTCCGCTACCCTACTTGGCGAGGCAGTTGGATTAAGCGATGCTCGATAG
- a CDS encoding Gfo/Idh/MocA family protein: protein MKKKTKKQNTKSVDRRSFVKTTGLAGGALFTSSLPLYGMGHLYNPGKLKLAVVGCGGRGTGAVVQALIADRDVELVAMADAFQDRLENSLNAIQEHFEGQRTIEVKEKNHFVGFDAYKKAMDKADVVILATPPGFRPLHFEYAVANDKHVFMEKPVATDPVGVRRVLASAKIAKQKQLNVVVGLQRHYENKYLKLYDEVQKGTLGKIVSGQVYWNSGGVWVRPRTPEQTEMEYQMRNWYYFNWLCGDHILEQHIHNIDVANWFLGEYPVSAQGMGGREVRTGKDHGEIFDHHFVEFTYPSGAVISSQCRHQKGCMNRVDEAFHGTKGRLVTSQGTITDLNGDELFNHQSNIGDQKDPNPYQVEHDHLFAAIRNKDEVLADTENGAKATLSAIMGRMATYSGDVITWEQALNSSMKLVEDNLDWNSTPPTRPDANGNYPIPTPGKTTYTKSEI from the coding sequence ATGAAGAAAAAGACCAAAAAACAGAACACAAAATCAGTTGATCGAAGATCTTTTGTTAAAACCACAGGACTTGCCGGTGGTGCTTTATTCACTTCTTCATTGCCTTTGTATGGCATGGGGCACTTATATAATCCAGGAAAACTAAAACTAGCCGTTGTTGGTTGTGGCGGTCGGGGCACCGGAGCTGTTGTTCAAGCTTTGATTGCTGACCGTGACGTGGAACTTGTGGCCATGGCCGATGCCTTTCAAGACAGATTGGAAAACAGCCTTAATGCCATTCAAGAGCACTTTGAGGGACAACGTACAATAGAGGTGAAGGAAAAGAACCATTTTGTAGGTTTTGATGCCTATAAAAAAGCGATGGACAAAGCGGATGTGGTCATCTTGGCGACCCCTCCTGGATTTAGGCCGTTGCATTTTGAATATGCCGTAGCCAATGACAAGCATGTTTTCATGGAAAAACCCGTGGCTACCGATCCCGTGGGTGTTAGAAGAGTACTGGCCTCGGCCAAAATAGCCAAGCAAAAACAGCTTAATGTAGTAGTGGGCCTCCAACGTCATTATGAAAACAAGTACTTGAAGCTCTATGATGAAGTACAAAAAGGAACCCTGGGGAAAATAGTTTCGGGACAGGTGTATTGGAATAGCGGAGGAGTATGGGTACGCCCCAGAACCCCGGAACAGACCGAAATGGAATACCAAATGCGTAACTGGTACTATTTCAATTGGCTCTGTGGGGATCACATCTTGGAGCAGCATATCCACAATATTGATGTTGCCAATTGGTTCTTAGGCGAATACCCTGTATCGGCCCAAGGCATGGGAGGACGTGAAGTACGGACAGGAAAAGACCATGGTGAAATTTTTGATCACCATTTTGTGGAATTCACTTACCCATCCGGTGCAGTAATCTCCAGTCAATGCAGACACCAAAAAGGTTGTATGAACAGGGTTGATGAAGCATTTCATGGCACTAAGGGAAGATTGGTGACCAGCCAGGGCACCATTACCGATCTTAATGGCGATGAATTGTTTAACCATCAGAGCAATATTGGGGATCAAAAAGACCCAAACCCCTATCAAGTGGAACATGATCATCTTTTTGCAGCTATAAGAAACAAGGATGAAGTATTGGCCGATACCGAAAACGGGGCCAAAGCCACCTTATCGGCCATTATGGGACGAATGGCCACCTATTCAGGGGATGTCATCACTTGGGAGCAGGCCCTAAACTCATCCATGAAATTGGTTGAGGACAATTTGGACTGGAATTCAACACCTCCCACACGGCCCGATGCCAATGGCAACTATCCCATTCCCACACCAGGCAAAACTACGTATACCAAAAGCGAGATATAG
- a CDS encoding formylglycine-generating enzyme family protein yields MSKTTFLLATLGCWLHLCYGQNKPFKAYSESIPGSTLTIKMLPIPSGSFLMGSPETEKGRKKDESPERKVDMDPFWMASHETTWDLYRLFMAREIDKKRPTPPKGDEVLLDVDAIGGATTPYVEMSFGMGTEGYPAICMTQYAAIKFCEWLSAMTGNFYRLPTEAEWEYAARAGTQSPYSFGARASNIDEYAWYNGNSNGKYHKVGLKKPNPWGLYDMHGNVAEWTLDQYLDYNAKKTKNPWAKPIRTYPRVVRGGSWKNREENLRSASRMPSTADWKMRDPQIPKSKWWLTDAPFVGFRIVRPYKTPSAEEQKNYWKAKHSK; encoded by the coding sequence ATGTCGAAAACTACATTTCTATTGGCAACCTTAGGTTGCTGGCTACATCTTTGTTATGGTCAAAACAAACCTTTTAAAGCCTATAGCGAATCCATTCCGGGAAGCACATTGACCATTAAAATGCTACCCATACCCAGTGGTAGTTTTCTAATGGGGAGTCCTGAAACGGAGAAAGGAAGGAAAAAGGATGAAAGTCCGGAACGGAAAGTGGATATGGATCCGTTCTGGATGGCTTCACATGAAACTACCTGGGATCTTTACCGACTTTTTATGGCCCGGGAAATTGATAAGAAGCGTCCTACCCCCCCTAAAGGGGACGAAGTCTTGTTGGATGTCGATGCCATTGGCGGAGCTACAACACCTTATGTGGAAATGAGTTTTGGCATGGGAACCGAAGGCTACCCAGCTATTTGTATGACCCAATACGCCGCTATAAAATTCTGCGAATGGCTCTCTGCCATGACCGGAAACTTTTATAGACTCCCTACCGAGGCAGAGTGGGAATACGCGGCACGGGCTGGAACCCAGAGCCCTTATTCGTTTGGTGCAAGGGCATCAAATATTGACGAGTACGCATGGTACAACGGAAATAGTAATGGCAAATACCATAAAGTGGGGCTGAAAAAACCAAATCCATGGGGATTGTACGATATGCATGGCAACGTTGCCGAATGGACACTTGACCAATACCTTGATTACAACGCAAAAAAAACAAAAAACCCTTGGGCCAAACCTATAAGGACATACCCGAGGGTGGTGAGAGGAGGGTCTTGGAAAAACCGTGAGGAAAACCTCAGGAGTGCCTCGCGAATGCCCTCCACCGCCGATTGGAAAATGAGGGACCCACAAATACCTAAAAGCAAATGGTGGCTTACCGATGCGCCTTTTGTGGGATTTCGTATTGTCCGCCCTTACAAGACCCCCAGTGCAGAAGAACAAAAGAACTATTGGAAAGCAAAACATTCAAAATAA
- the secG gene encoding preprotein translocase subunit SecG: MSTFSIFLVLIILVCLLLVLVIMVQNPKGGGLSSSFGGGGNQVVGGVKKTGDFLDKSTWTLAGLLIVLILLSNVALKGNYSTPDSKLLQGDDIENTIPEAVPEEIPEEVPATDNSLDTIQ, translated from the coding sequence ATGAGTACGTTTTCAATTTTTTTGGTGTTGATTATCCTTGTTTGCCTACTATTGGTTTTGGTCATTATGGTTCAAAACCCAAAAGGTGGTGGCCTTTCATCCTCCTTCGGAGGTGGAGGAAACCAAGTAGTTGGCGGGGTCAAAAAAACAGGGGACTTTTTGGACAAAAGCACCTGGACATTGGCAGGATTGTTAATTGTCCTGATTTTACTGTCCAATGTGGCCCTAAAAGGAAATTACAGCACTCCCGATTCAAAACTGTTGCAAGGGGACGATATTGAAAATACGATTCCTGAAGCTGTTCCCGAGGAAATTCCAGAAGAGGTGCCAGCAACTGACAATTCCTTGGATACCATCCAATAA
- a CDS encoding sigma-54 interaction domain-containing protein — translation MESVQAIKQRFELIGNNPKFNRALEKAMQVAPTDISVLVTGESGVGKESIPKIIHSLSHRKHAKYIAVNCGAIPEGTIDSELFGHEKGAFTGATQTRSGYFEVADGGTIFLDEVGELPLTTQVRLLRVLENGEFLKVGSSQVQKTDVRIVAATNIHMFEAIKKEKFREDLYYRLSTVEINIPPLRERQGDIHLLFRKFASDFGQKYKMPTVRLSEEAIQLLLKHRWPGNIRQLRNIAEQISVLEENREISAVTLHSYLPNMASTNLPAIVNSKEKESDFSNEREILYKVLFDMKSDLNDLKKLTMELLKGDNSKKVQEENETLIRKIYGDEKEAVPTEETVTEVLSLPEPVVENMAPSRPQPVEDRYHFAEEIEEEETLSLQEKEIELIRKSLERNRGKRKAAAAELGISERTLYRKIKQYDL, via the coding sequence ATGGAATCCGTACAGGCCATAAAACAACGTTTTGAGCTTATTGGGAACAACCCTAAGTTCAATAGGGCTTTGGAAAAAGCAATGCAGGTTGCCCCCACGGATATTTCCGTATTGGTCACTGGGGAAAGTGGTGTTGGTAAGGAATCCATTCCCAAGATCATCCATTCCCTCTCGCACAGAAAACATGCCAAGTATATTGCCGTAAACTGTGGGGCCATCCCGGAAGGAACCATAGACAGTGAACTTTTTGGTCACGAAAAAGGGGCCTTTACCGGTGCCACCCAGACCCGGAGCGGTTATTTTGAAGTAGCCGATGGAGGTACCATTTTTTTGGATGAAGTGGGAGAACTTCCCTTAACTACCCAAGTGCGTTTGCTACGGGTATTGGAAAATGGGGAATTCTTAAAAGTAGGTTCTTCCCAAGTCCAAAAAACGGATGTACGTATTGTGGCCGCAACCAACATCCATATGTTTGAAGCCATAAAAAAGGAGAAATTCCGTGAGGATCTCTATTACAGATTGAGTACGGTAGAAATCAATATCCCCCCCTTAAGGGAACGCCAGGGAGACATCCACCTGTTATTTCGAAAGTTTGCTTCGGACTTTGGACAAAAGTATAAAATGCCTACGGTGCGCTTATCCGAAGAGGCCATTCAACTGCTCCTAAAACACCGATGGCCGGGAAACATCCGGCAGTTACGGAATATCGCCGAGCAAATTTCCGTTTTGGAAGAGAACAGGGAAATATCTGCTGTTACATTACATAGTTATTTGCCCAATATGGCTTCCACCAACCTTCCTGCCATTGTCAATTCCAAAGAAAAGGAAAGTGACTTTAGCAATGAACGGGAAATCCTCTACAAAGTTTTGTTCGATATGAAGAGTGACCTCAACGATTTGAAAAAGTTGACAATGGAACTGCTCAAAGGGGATAATTCCAAGAAGGTCCAGGAAGAAAACGAAACGCTGATACGAAAGATTTATGGGGATGAAAAGGAAGCCGTGCCTACGGAAGAAACGGTTACCGAAGTGTTGTCCCTCCCAGAGCCCGTTGTTGAAAACATGGCACCATCCAGACCACAGCCCGTTGAGGACCGGTACCATTTTGCCGAGGAAATAGAGGAGGAGGAAACCCTTTCCCTCCAGGAAAAGGAAATAGAGCTTATACGAAAATCCCTGGAACGGAATCGCGGAAAGCGAAAAGCGGCCGCGGCAGAATTGGGGATATCGGAGCGAACACTGTATCGAAAGATCAAACAATATGATTTATAG
- a CDS encoding LptE family protein, with protein MKKHISIVVLLVLPLLFNGCGIYNFSGASTGTAESFQVNFFQNYADQSPGSTIEPQLDRDFTNSLQDLIANLTSLSLTSNGGDLVYEGEIVEYRVSPMSASANQTAAQNRLTISVNVRFYNTTKEDSDFERRFSFFFDFPGTQLLENVKGEAHEVIFERITQDIFNASLADW; from the coding sequence ATGAAAAAACACATTTCAATTGTAGTACTTCTTGTATTGCCCCTCCTTTTTAATGGTTGTGGTATTTATAATTTTTCCGGAGCCAGTACGGGGACGGCAGAATCCTTTCAGGTGAACTTTTTCCAGAACTATGCGGACCAAAGTCCAGGTTCCACCATAGAGCCCCAGTTGGATAGGGACTTCACCAATTCCCTTCAAGATTTGATTGCCAACCTTACCAGCCTGTCCCTAACGAGCAATGGGGGCGATTTGGTATATGAGGGTGAGATTGTGGAATATCGGGTTTCCCCAATGTCCGCTTCCGCCAACCAAACGGCGGCCCAAAACCGCTTGACGATCAGTGTCAATGTCCGCTTTTATAATACGACCAAGGAAGATTCGGATTTTGAACGCCGTTTTTCATTTTTCTTTGATTTTCCAGGCACCCAACTTTTGGAAAACGTGAAAGGGGAGGCCCATGAAGTGATTTTTGAGCGGATTACCCAGGATATTTTTAATGCCTCATTAGCGGACTGGTAA